One Alicyclobacillus acidoterrestris DNA window includes the following coding sequences:
- the murA gene encoding UDP-N-acetylglucosamine 1-carboxyvinyltransferase, with product MARILIEGGHRLEGSVRVSGAKNAVLPILAASLLAAEGISEIDEVPHLLDVENMANTVAALGAVVEWKRGGVRINAQNIHSVTPPYDLVRRMRASFVVAGPLLARFGEASIALPGGCNIGPRPVDLHIKGLEAMGAKATVENGFVHLKAPAGGLRGARIYLDIPSVGATQNIMMAAALAEGQTVIENAAKEPENVDLANYLNAMGARVRGAGTDIIRIDGVDVMHGASHSVIPDRIEAGTFLVAGALMGNGLYVENAVSQHIMSLIAKLEEAGAQIEDRVDGIKVWPCESGRMRPLDVKTHYYPSYPTDMQAQMLAALTVASGTSTVTETVFENRFMHVAELQRMGANIHIEGRTAVVDGVDRLSGARVTSTDLRAGAALVIAGLMADGLTEVHGLHHIDRGYDNLVGKFQAIGAKIERYDDEETIPLRAESAG from the coding sequence GGTGCAAAGAACGCCGTCTTACCGATATTGGCTGCAAGCCTGCTCGCAGCAGAAGGCATCAGCGAAATTGATGAAGTCCCGCATCTCTTAGATGTGGAAAATATGGCGAATACCGTGGCGGCGCTCGGCGCAGTCGTCGAGTGGAAGCGCGGCGGTGTCCGCATCAACGCACAGAATATCCACAGTGTGACGCCTCCGTACGATCTCGTTCGCCGCATGCGAGCCTCGTTTGTTGTGGCAGGTCCGCTTTTGGCGCGCTTTGGCGAGGCGAGCATCGCATTGCCCGGCGGCTGCAACATTGGGCCGCGCCCAGTTGATTTGCACATCAAGGGACTTGAGGCGATGGGTGCCAAGGCGACGGTGGAGAACGGTTTTGTCCACCTCAAGGCGCCTGCGGGCGGCTTGCGCGGGGCGCGCATTTATCTCGATATCCCAAGTGTCGGCGCGACGCAGAACATCATGATGGCGGCGGCGTTGGCAGAGGGGCAGACCGTCATTGAGAATGCGGCGAAGGAGCCTGAAAATGTCGATCTCGCCAATTACCTCAACGCCATGGGCGCCCGCGTCCGCGGTGCGGGCACGGATATCATCCGCATTGACGGCGTCGACGTGATGCACGGGGCATCTCACTCTGTGATTCCGGATAGAATCGAGGCGGGCACGTTCCTGGTGGCAGGCGCCTTGATGGGCAACGGCCTGTATGTTGAAAATGCGGTGTCGCAGCACATCATGTCGCTTATCGCGAAACTCGAAGAGGCAGGCGCCCAAATCGAGGACAGGGTCGACGGCATCAAGGTCTGGCCTTGCGAATCTGGCCGCATGCGTCCGCTCGACGTGAAGACGCACTATTATCCGTCCTACCCGACGGATATGCAGGCTCAGATGCTCGCGGCCCTCACGGTCGCTTCGGGCACGAGCACGGTTACGGAGACCGTCTTCGAGAACCGCTTCATGCACGTGGCCGAGCTCCAACGGATGGGCGCGAACATTCACATCGAAGGTCGTACAGCGGTGGTCGATGGCGTTGATCGCCTATCCGGCGCTCGCGTCACGTCGACTGACTTGCGCGCTGGTGCTGCGCTCGTCATCGCCGGCTTGATGGCCGATGGCCTCACAGAAGTACACGGCCTGCACCACATCGACAGGGGCTACGACAACCTCGTCGGCAAGTTCCAAGCCATCGGCGCAAAAATCGAGCGCTACGACGACGAGGAAACCATCCCTTTGCGCGCCGAATCAGCGGGCTGA